The sequence below is a genomic window from Ovis canadensis isolate MfBH-ARS-UI-01 breed Bighorn chromosome 1, ARS-UI_OviCan_v2, whole genome shotgun sequence.
gaggtgtaggtgagagcataaaacagactctggttttggggttagatgcttgggaacagggggtttcctgaggcttgatcacacctttgcgtatgccaagcctccttcctcatgacctttgccatgggcggagttcctcacgctggcccccggcaaacccctctccccttcctgaaCCAACATAAAGTTTTCCTACAAGCCCTTTTGGAGGAGTTGGAGCTGTTAATTTTTCTGGTCTAGAATCAGTGTATTATTTCTTATGCAAAGTGGTGGTGGCtggaggagcagagaggagagagactcACAGAGTAGCCTGCTAttgtttagccgctcagtcatgtccaactctttcttgaccccaaggactgtagcccaccaggctcctctgtctgtgggatttcccaggccagaatactggagtgggttgccatttccttctccaggggatcttcctggacccagggatcgaactggcatctcctgcgctggcagacggattctttaccattgagccaccagggaaacccaaataagtctcttgtaatcccatggattgttgcctgccagactcctctgtccatgggattccctagacaagaatactggagtggtttgccatttccttttcccacaGAACAGCCTGCACTGCAGCAAAGTCACAGACAGTCTAGgatgcagagaaaacaaaaactttattCTTTCATAGGGTCAGACAGGGGTGATGACAATCAAGGGGGCAGATACTATAATTTCCTGCAGAGATGAGCTGGAAACCCCGTAGGCTCCTGGAGAGTGGATAGCAAGAGCCGCTGTGGAGGGCTCAGCCTCTCTTCGGGAGCATCTCAGCACTGGCCAAGGGCTCGGAGACTGGGGTATTGGGAGGGAACACACTAGGCTGACAAAGTCTTTGGATTCTTGTTTCCTCTGAAATCGCATGTCTCAGCATCAAGAGGCCAGGTCAGCAGCAGCCTCCAGATCCCTGGCCACAGCCAGAGCACCCGGCCTGCAGACCACCATCACCATCGCAGGAGTCGGAGCTCTGGCGCCGGCAGCGGTGGGACCTGCGGCGCCTGTGGGGGCCCAGGCAGCAGCCGCCTTCAGAGGTGGGGGCACAACCTGAGGAGGCTGGAGGCAGACACTGTGCTGGGCTCTTTGGGGGGCACTTGGGGGAGGAGCATTTGGGAGGGGGCTGGCACTGCTGCTGGTTCTGCTGGCAGGACATCTCGGCAGGAGGTCAGTGAGCCTGGACACATTCAAGGAGAAAAGATCAGTGCACAAGCTCCAGGCCACTGTCTCCCCTGTGAGTGGTCTTACTAGGGCCTATACTGCTAATCCTAGCTGTCTCCTGAGCTGTGATGTtcaggagaaaaatagaaatagatctCAAGTTCAACTGACCTGGCAAGACAGTTCCCTCACTCTCTACTCCCAGAACCATGCTGGCATCCTCTAAGTGGGCCCCATAGAAACACAGAGGCAAATACACCACACTGGGAAGTGACCCCTGGaggatgtctgtgtgtgtgtgtgtttcagaatGATGAGTGGGGAGATGCTGAGAGCCAGGGTTCTGGTGTGTCCTAGACCCTGATTCCTCCCACAGTGTTGCTTActgtcccctgccctgcccccagctgCTCTCCGAAGTCTGATTCTTGCTGCCTCCACAGATAcctctgcttctctcttcccCACCAACCCCAAGTTTGTCTCCGCCACACTCCCTACTGAGGCTCTGTCCCCTCCAGTCACTCaccgctgcagtggaagcaggaGAAGGATGCTCCTGAGGAAGCTGTGGATGCGGAGCCCAGGGCAGGAGCCCTTTTATTCTGTTCTGGGTGTGTGATGCACGGCCCGAGCATCCTGCTGCTTTCACAACCAGGGGGAGGGTGACACACACTCCCATCCTGGGTTTCCAGCTTCTTCCTGCATCCTTGCCAAGATGTCAGGTGAGAGGGAATCAGGAAACGTGGATGACGACTCCCTAGGTGTGTTGGGGACCTGCCGTTTCTCCTTTCATTCATGCAGCTCAGATGCTTTAATTTCAGCTCTGCCTCTTGCATCTTTGCTGAATGAAGAAATGTGAGGCTGTAGAGATATATGTGACATatttcctgaccttgaacatttCAAGTTTAAGTGGACAGACTTCACAGAAACAAACACATATGTCTGACACCGTGTGATTTGTCCTGTGATACAGTTGTCTCCAAATGCCGCTGTCTTATTTCTGCATATTTCCAAGGGTAATGGCGTTTTCAGATGTAATTGGCTCCTGACATCTGGAGATATTGAGTGGTCTGAGACCACTGGACCCTGGAGATGAGATGTGCTGGGCAACAGATGTAGGATGGGATGCAGAGAGACCCCTTAAGAGAACTAAGAGAGAATTATATAAACGAACAATTTAAGTATCGAAAGAACTCACAATAGTTGAGATCACAAGACTCATGAGAAAAATCCAGTTTGTCCATAGTTAGTTTCCTGTGAGATACAATGATAttgattataaaaaataaaatgatctacCAGTGTGAAATGCTTCAGATGATTGATGAAAGTCATGCAGATGATTTGTTCAATATGATGCTGTTGATGAGgctgatgatgatggtgatattATATACATCACATTTAATAGAATAGATCTGAGAGTTTCTCAGGTTTGTATAAAACCTGAATCCCATTTTtccattgcatttttaaaatgattttctttatctatttatttttttggctgttctgggtcttcgttgctgtgcaggtgtttctctagttatggcgagcaggggctaccttCTAGCTGCTGTGTgctgacttctcattgcagtggcttctcttgttgcagagtacaggttccagggtgcacaggct
It includes:
- the LOC138429630 gene encoding late cornified envelope protein 3B-like codes for the protein MSCQQNQQQCQPPPKCSSPKCPPKSPAQCLPPASSGCAPTSEGGCCLGPHRRRRSHRCRRQSSDSCDGDGGLQAGCSGCGQGSGGCC